AGTTACTGGTGTGACCTCGCTGCGAATTTGTCTGGCACCAATTCTGCTTACTGTGCTCTCCCTAACCGCTGCGGTTGGCTGCCGAGATTCACGGCCGCCGGAGGCGCAGCCGAGTGCTCGAGCAGATATTCCTCCCGTTCCAGAAGCTGCTCCCGTCAAGCTCACGAAGGATACTCGACCAATCATCGTCGCATTCGGTGACAGCTTGACAGCCGGGTATGGCACGGAACCGGGCCAGAGTTACCCAGATTACCTGCAAAGGCTGTTGGACGAGGAACACTACGGGTACCGTGTCGTAAACCTTGGCATCAGCGGCAACACTACTAAAGACGGAGTGGAGCGGCTAAAAGACGTCATCGCGCTGAAACCTGCGCTGGTAATTGTCGAATTTGGGGGGAACGATGGCTTACGTGGGCTTCCCATCACCAGCACCCGCGAAAATCTCGACAATATTGTGCACGGATTGAAGCAATCTGGCATGAAAGTTGTCCTCGCAGGCATCACATTACCGCCAAATTATGGCGCCGATTACATCGAGCAGTTCAATAAGAACTACATCCTGATCGCGCGAAAGTACAAGGTGCCGATGCTTCCTTTTCTACTGCAGGGAGTCTACGGCGTGCCTGGCTCGATGCAGCCAGACCAGACCCATGCCACAGCCAAAGGAAATGAGCAGGTGGCCAGAAATGTTCTGGCGCTGGTCTCCCCGCTGCTCAAGAAACCGCAATCGAAAGCCAGCTAGCACAAGACTGCTACCGGCTGAAACAGCGTCCCTGCCACACGTTTTCCAATCGCCAACAGGTTCCTCTGGCCACTGAAGATCTTCACTAGTGGAGCATCCGAGTATTCAGGCAGATTGACTGCTCCCCCATTGCGGATGCGTCCTGCGGCCAATTCATCTGCGCTGACCGATGGAAGCGCCGGCAAGATGCTGCGCGGGTGAGGCAGCATTTGTTCCAATGCCTCGGCGTTCGGCAAGCTCGCAATTCTCTCAAGACTCATTGCATCGTTCAGAGTGAAGGGACCGGCC
This genomic interval from Acidisarcina sp. contains the following:
- a CDS encoding arylesterase, whose amino-acid sequence is MLSLTAAVGCRDSRPPEAQPSARADIPPVPEAAPVKLTKDTRPIIVAFGDSLTAGYGTEPGQSYPDYLQRLLDEEHYGYRVVNLGISGNTTKDGVERLKDVIALKPALVIVEFGGNDGLRGLPITSTRENLDNIVHGLKQSGMKVVLAGITLPPNYGADYIEQFNKNYILIARKYKVPMLPFLLQGVYGVPGSMQPDQTHATAKGNEQVARNVLALVSPLLKKPQSKAS